A portion of the Gossypium arboreum isolate Shixiya-1 chromosome 8, ASM2569848v2, whole genome shotgun sequence genome contains these proteins:
- the LOC108468992 gene encoding probable aquaporin TIP-type RB7-5A, translating into MVKLAFGSFGDSFSVGSLKAYLAEFIATLLFVFAGVGSAIAYGKLTADEALDPAGLVAVAVAHAFALFVGVSIAANISGGHLNPAVTFGLAVGGNITILTTIFYWIAQCFGSIVACLLLQFVTNGLSVPAHGVASGMTAVEGMVMEIVITFALVYTVYATAADPKKGSLGTIAPIAIGFIVGANILAAGPFSGGSMNPARSFGPAVVSGNLSGNWIYWVGPLIGGGLAGLIYGDIFIGSYSSVPVSGDYA; encoded by the exons ATGGTTAAGTTAGCTTTTGGTAGCTTTGGTGATTCTTTCAGTGTCGGGTCCCTCAAGGCTTATTTGGCTGAATTCATTGCCACCTTGCTTTTTGTCTTTGCTGGTGTTGGATCGGCTATTGCTTATG gtAAGCTCACTGCCGATGAAGCTCTAGACCCAGCGGGTTTAGTGGCTGTAGCAGTGGCTCATGCATTTGCCCTCTTCGTTGGGGTGTCCATTGCAGCCAACATCTCAGGTGGTCATTTGAATCCGGCCGTCACCTTTGGGTTAGCTGTTGGAGGCAACATCACCATCTTAACTACTATTTTCTACTGGATTGCTCAATGCTTTGGCTCCATCGTTGCTTGCCTTCTTCTCCAGTTTGTCACCAATGGCTTG AGCGTCCCAGCCCACGGCGTTGCTTCAGGAATGACGGCTGTGGAAGGCATGGTGATGGAGATTGTGATTACATTTGCACTCGTCTACACCGTTTATGCCACGGCAGCTGACCCAAAGAAGGGTTCTCTCGGAACaattgcacctattgcaattggTTTCATTGTGGGTGCTAACATTTTAGCCGCTGGTCCATTCAGTGGTGGTTCAATGAACCCAGCCCGTTCTTTTGGACCAGCTGTGGTTAGTGGGAACTTGTCTGGTAACTGGATCTATTGGGTTGGCCCATTGATTGGAGGAGGGTTAGCTGGGCTGATTTATGGTGACATTTTCATTGGGTCATACTCCTCAGTACCAGTTTCTGGAGATTATGCTTAA